CAGCAACGTGCAGCGCCTCACCGACGCTCCCGGCCCGGACTCCTTACCCATCTACACCCCCAGCGGCGACATCATCTTCCGCAGCGCCCGCAGCGGGGCCTGGGGCATCTGGAAAATGAGCGGCAGCGGGGCCAATCAAACGGAAATCATCCCCAATGCCGGCGTTGGTCCGGATTGGGCAAAAAGCAAGATGGACGTGCGGTAAAACTTAATGCGCATCAGGCTCGAATCAATTGGCTGTCGCCTGAATATCAGCGAAATCGAAGAAATGGCCCGGCGCTTTAGCAGCGCCGGGCATCGTTTGGTAGGGCCGGGCGAGATAGCCGACTTATATGTTTTCAATTCCTGCACCGTTACCCATAGCGCGGCCCGCAAGTCGCGCCAGATTATTCGCCAGATGCGGCGGGCTAACCCGGCCGCCAAAGTGGTGGTGACCGGCTGTTACGCCCAACTCTCTCCCGCCCAAGTGCAAAGCCTGGGCGTTGACTTGGTGGTCGGCAACAGCCAGAAGGATGATTTGCCCGACCTCCTTGTCGAGGCCGGTTTTTTGGCAGACGCCGACCCGCTGCCGGCGGTTGATGCGTCGCCGATTTCATTGACCTCTACTGAACACACCCGCGCCTTTGTCAAGGTGCAGGACGGCTGCGATAATCGCTGCGCTTTTTGCATTGTCACCGTGGCCCGGGGGGCCGCCCGCAGCCGGCCCGTAGCCGGTGTTATTGCCGAGATCAAGCGTTTAACGGAGGCGGGTTACCGGGAAGCTGTGCTCAGCGGGGTGCATCTTGGTTCTTACGGGCATGATTGGGGTGAGCAGCGGGGATTGTATCAGTTAGTGCAGGCTGTTCTGGCCGAAACGGACCTGCCCCGGCTGCGCCTGTCGTCGCTGGAGCCGTGGGATTTGACTGAGGAATTTTTTGAGTTGTGGCAGAATAAGCGGCTGCTGCCCCATTTACACCTGCCCCTGCAAAGCGGCTGCAACGCTACCTTGCGCCGGATGGCCCGCCGGGTCACCCAGGCTAAATTCGTCGGCCTGGTTCAGGCGGCCCGGGCGGCCATCCCAGACTTGTCCGTGACCACCGACATCATTGTTGGTTTTCCCGGCGAAACCGAAGCGGAATTCAACGAGTCGCTGGCCTTTGTGCGCCAACTGGCTCCGGCCAAACTGCACATTTTCCGCTACTCCCGGCGTGAAGGCACGGCGGCAGCCAGGATGAAGGGTCAGGTGCCCGCGCCGGTAGCTCAGGAGCGCAGCCAAAGGATGCACGCCCTCAATGCAACCCTGGAACGGGCCTTTCGCCAAAAATTCATTGGCCGCACTATGCCCGTGCTCTGGGAAAGTAGCGAGGTATTTGGTTTTGGTTTACAGTGGAGCGGCCTGACCAACAACTATGCCCGCGTTGTGGCCCACACCAGGCCCCAGGTTGACCTGCGTAACCGGGTCATCGAAACAGACCTGGTGGGCCTGGCCCCGGCGGCGCTGATAGGAAAATTACCGCCTCTGCCTCAAGTCGGCTCTGCCGCCGGCTGAGGTAATCCCTTTAAAGCCAGGAGATGTTTGTTTGAGCCAAAAGCTCCTCGTGGTCGAGTCGGCCAAAAAAGCCCGCACCATTAAGGGCATGCTGGGTTCCGGATTCATCGTTAAGGCCACCAGTGGTCACATTCTGGAAATGCCCGGCGACGATATGCACGTCAACCTGAAAGATTTTACGCCTACGCTGCGCCTTATTAAGGGCAAGGGCAAAAAAATAGAGGAATTGAAACAGGCGGCGGCTGAAGCCGAGGTGGTTTACCTGGCTACGGATATGGACCGGGAGGGCGAGGCCATTGCCCAGCATGTGGCGTCACGTTTGGGCCGGGCCGGAGCGGGTAAAGTCCAACGGATCACTTTTACGGCGATCACCCAGGCCGACCTGCAAGCGGCCTTGGCCGCGCCGCGCCAGATTGACCGGCGTTTGGTAGAAGCGCAAGTGGCTCGCCGGGTGACCGACCGGCTGGTGGGCTACATGGTCAGCCCGGTGTTGTGGCAGGGTTTGGCGGGGATGAAGCGGCTGTCGGCGGGGCGGGTGCAGTCGCCTGCGCTGTGGCTGGTGGTGGAGCGGGAACGGGCCATCCGGGCTTTTACGCCGGAAGAGTGGTGGAGCGTGGAGGCCGAACTTTCTAAAACCGCCGATCCGAACCACCAAAAGTTTTGGGCCATCCTATTCAGGATCAAGGGCAAAAAGCCGGAATTAAAAACCCAGGCCGAGGCGCAGCAAGTGCTGGCCGACCTCAAAGGAGCAACCTGGCGCGTGCAGCAGGTCAAAAAAGGAATGTACACGCGCCGGCCTTACCCCCCCTTTACCACCGACTCGCTGCAACAGGCGGCCTCAAGTCAACTGGGATTTAATCCTCGTTTCACTATGAAGCTGGCCCAAGAACTGTACGAGGGGGTCAAATTAGGCGAGGGCAAAGCCGTTGGCCTGATTACGTACATCCGCACCGACAGTGTGGCCATAGCGCCGGAGGCTCAGGAAACCGCCCGCGCCGTGGTGACCAAGTTTTGGGGCGAGGTTTACCTGCCGCCCTCTCCCCCCGTTTACCAGACCCGCGACAAAACCGCCCAGGAAGCGCACGAGGCCATTCGCCCGGTTGACTCCTGGCGCACGCCTAAATCCGTTGAGCCGTATCTAACCCCGCCGCAGCACCAACTCTACCGCCTGATCTGGCGGCGATTTATTGCCAGCCAGATGAAGCCTGCCCTGTACGATACCGTGACGGTGGATATTGAAACGTTGCTGGAAAACAGTCCTACCGTTTACCTGTTTCGGGCCAGGGGACGAACCCTGCGTTTTGCCGGGTTTTTGAAAGTATACGGGGTGGATGTTGACGCGGAAGAAGCGCGGCAGGCCCGGAAACCGGGGGAGCAAAGCAGCCCAGGAGAGGGAATTGAAAATGAGAAAATGCCGGAGCTGGTCAAAGGTGATCCGTTGACCCTACATCAGCTTATGCCCAAACAACACTTCACCCAACCGCCCCACCGTTACACCGAAGCGCAACTCATTGGCGAGTTGAAAAAATTGGGCTTGGGCCGGCCCAGCACTTACGCCACTATTGTGGAAACCCTCAAAGAGCGAAGGTACGTGGGGGTGGAACAAAAACGGCTCTACCCTACTCCACTTGGGTTCCAGGTGTGTGAATTGCTGGAGAAGCACGTGGAGATGGTGGTTGACGTGGCCTTTACGGCCCGGATGGAAGAGAATTTGGATCGTATTGCCCGGGGTGAAGTGGGCCGGTTGGCCGTGATGCAGGAATTTTACGGGCCGTTCAAGGCTGTGGTGGATCAAGCCATGCGGGCTGCGGCAGCCGAGCGCCAACCCGTGACCAGGAGCGGAACCACGCCCAAAACGAGAAAGGCCGCCGCCAAAGGAGCCAAAAAATCGTTGCCCAAATCTGAGAAGGAAGGGCAGCCGTGCCCTCAATGCGGCCAGGGTACGTTGGTGGTCAAAAGCGGTAAATTTGGCCCATTTTTGGGTTGTTCACGGTATGCGGCAGGAGGGTGTCAATATACGGAAAATATCCCTGGTCGGCGGGGCCGGAAGGGACAATAAGACTTTATTTTAGATAAGGGCCTATCCAAATTGCCACAATAGTCAAGTTTAAGTAATATTAGTTCAGGAGGTCATAAATCCAATCAGCCTCATGTCATTTCGAGGCCGTAGGCCGAGAACTCTCTATGGCGCAACAATTAAAATGGAGTTGGCTGAATAAAACTCCTTTTTTACCGGCCACGTTTTTAATAAAAGTAGCGTTGCAGGGATTTCTCCCTTCGGTCGAAGCTTGTCCTGAGTACAGCCGAATGATGGCATACTTGAGGCGTAATAATTTTTGAATCAAACCGTCAAAATTATTCAATGAGGAGCATGTAACGTGAGTCTTGAAACTATCTACGAAGCAGTATTGAACGGCGACGCCAAAACCGCCGGAGCGGATACCAAAGCGGCCCTAGAGGATAACGTGCCTGCCGCCGATATTTTGCGCCAGGCCTGTATCCCGGCTATGACCGAGGTGGGCCGGCTTTTTGAGCAAGGGGAAAAGTTTGTGCCCGAAATGCTCATCTCGGCCCGGGCCATGCAGGCGGCAATGGCCATTTTGAAACCGCACCTGGTGGATGCCGGGGTTGAAACCCTGGGCAAAGTGGTTATTGGCACCGTGGCGGGAGACCTGCACGACATCGGCAAAAATCTGGTGTCCATGATGTTAGAGGGCGCCGGTTTTGAAATTGTTGACCTGGGTACCGATGTTTCTCCCGATAAATTTGTGGAGGCCGTTCAAGAAAACAATCCTGATATTATCGGCATGTCGGCCTTGTTGACCACCACAATGACCGCCATTGGCGCCACAATTCAGGCCTTGACTGAAGCCGGGATGCGCGACAAGGTAAAAATACTGGTTGGCGGCGCGCCCATCACCCAAGAATTTGCCGACAAAGTGGGCGCCGACGGTTTTGCCCCCGACGCCGGCAGCGCGGCTCGCGTGGCCAAGGCCGTGGTTGGCGCGGCCTGAATTCCACAATCCTCCCCCAAGAAGCAAATTGTATGAAGCAAAGCATCTCTACAAACAGAGATGCTTTGCTTCTGTGTTGTCCTCGCCTTAGTTGGTGAAGAAATATTTTTTCTCAATCAAGCACTAAGCCGCTTTGGGTGTATCTTCTTTTTCTTCTTCTTCTTCCTCCTCCCAATTCCACCAGGGGCCACACCAGTTGCCAAATTCAGCCCAAAAATGCGGACCAAAACTAAAGCCAAAACCATGCCCGGGGTGTTTCTTACGGCGATGATGATGGGAAAAACGAGGCCCAAAGCCATGCAACATCTCGCGGATAGCTTCCTTATCTCCTTTAATCTCAAGGCGAAAGCCATCGTCTGTTTCAATTACTCTGAATTCGTTGATTACTTTTTCCACGTTATACCTCCATATTGTCAATCAACTTGATTTTAGATGATTTTCCTTGTAAAGGTCTGCCAGCAACCTGCCCAAAACAATAATCACTTCTTCTAACTTGGGCCGCATGACCTCTTTCAACCGAGTTAACTCTGTCTGCCCGGTGCCGGTGAGTTGATAGAAGCGGCGGGTCCGTTTAGTGGCGTCTTCCCACTCACCTTCAATCAACCCTTGTTGTTCCAACATATCCAGCAGGGGGTAGATGGCACCAGGGTTGGCCGACCAGCGCCCCTCGGTGCGAATTTCAATCTCGTTCATGATTTCGTTGCCGTAACGAGGTTGTTGGGAGAGCAAATGCAATACCAAGAGAGGTAACAGCCCGCCCCCTTTGCTCAAAAACATGCCCACCATCGGGTTAAAGCCTTGCGGTCCCCACGGGCCGCCTTTAAAACGCCGCCCGCCAAAAAACCAGTGATGCTCCGGCGGTTGGCCCAAAAATTCGTGTAAATGCTCGCGCCAGGCCCGGGCCATTTCCCGCGGCGAAGGCGATTCGCTGCCATGATGGGCGTGCCAGGCTTCCCAAAATGAATTTTTCCACTCGCGTCGTTTTTTGGACATAAGCTGTTGTGTCGAGATAAAGTATATTGAATTCAATATAATTATGCTAAATGTACCACCGTTGTGATCTATTGTCAAAACAATGAAATAATGGAGTCCAAAATGGACTCCATTGTTTCATTTTTGATGGCGTATTTCCGTTTGGATTAGGGCCGCGGCGCGTCCTCGATAGCCTTGCCTTCGCCCAGAACCTGGTCAATGTGCGCCAGCCAGTCGCTAATGGGGATGTTTTGGGGGCAGAGTTGTTCGCACTCGAGGCATTGGATACACACGCTGGCGCGTTCGGCTTCGGGGATCCAGGTGTAGGCCCCCCGCGCCCAATCGAGTTTGTCGTACATGATGCCGTCGTTGTAGATTTCAAAATTGCGGGGGATGGCCACGCCGTTTGGACACGGCAGGCAGTATTCGCAGTGGGTGCAGGGAATGGGGCTGAACTCCTGGTACTTTATCCGCACCTGGTCAAAGAGTTCCAGGCTGCCCTCGGCAGTTAGAAGATCGATGCCGGACTGCTCGGCGCTGGCCACGTTTTCCTCAACCTGTTTCATGGTGCTCATCCCGCTCAGCACCACCGACACTTCCGGCTGATTCCACAACCACTGCAAAGCCCAATCGGCCGAGGCCCGCTTTTTGGCCGCGGTATCCCAGATTTGTTGGATAGCTGCGGGTGGTTCAACCAATCTACCGCCTAACAGCGGTTCCATGATCACCACGGCCAAACCTTTTTCGGCGGCGTATTTCAGCCCTTTAGTGCCGGCCTGGTTTTCGATGTCCATGTAGTTGTATTGGATTTGAGCGAAGGTCCACTTGTCGTAGGCGTCAACAATTTCTTGAAAGGCCGGGTAGTCGTCGTGAAAGGAGAAACCCAGGTAGCCGATGCGGCCGTCGGCAATGGCCTTTTCCGCCCACTCCAGCACGTTCAGTTTAGCCAACTTACGCCACCGCTCTGCGCCCAGGGCGTGCAGCAGGTAAAAGTCAATATGATCGGTTTGCAGCTTTTGCAGTTGCTCGTTGAGAAATTTATCAAAATCGCCGGATTCGTTGGTCAGCCAGGTGGGCAATTTGGTGGCCAGTTTAACCTTGTTGCGATAGCCGCCTTGCAGCGCCCGGCCCACCACCCATTCACTCTGGCCGCCATGGTAGGGATAGGCCGTATCCACATAGTTTACGCCGTGGTCAATGGCGTAGTGCAACATTCTGGTTGTTTCCGGCTCATCAATATTGGTTTTATCTTCGCCTTTGGTGGGTAGGCGCATGGCCCCAAAACCCAGGGCCGAGACACGCCAGCCCAACCGGCCAAATTGACGATATCGCATGGATGTATACCTCCTTGGTCATCTATCAAGCTATAGGGGTGAAATGGCTTTTTACTCGCAGGTGGGATAAAAATACCGTCCCGGGACAGCCGGAATTACCACACCGTTTTGCCCCGGGAAGTGAAAAGAAAACCCATTTTATTGTAACATTGGGCCGGCTCATTGAACAGGGACAAAACGCCCAGGGGGAGGGGACATTTGTCCCTGACCAGCAATTTTGATGACAGTTTTTCTTTAGCCCAAAAACTTTGCTTCGGACAGTCCCGGGACCTCTACCTTGAGCCGGAAGATATCGCCGGCCAGGGGTTGGTTTTTCAATTCGGCCTCGGCCAAGTCGGGCCGGGCCGAGGTGATGTAAAGTTCGTCCAGGTTTGGGCCGCCAAAGGCGCAACTGGTAGGTCGTTGCACCGGCATCTGGATCACTCGTTCCACCTGGCCTGCCGGGCTGTAGCGCGTGATTTTCCAACCGTCCCAGTGGGCGCTCCAAATAAAACCGTCGCGGTCAACGGCTAAACCATCGGGAAGACCTTCATCTTCGGGAACCTGAACAAAAATGCGCCGGTTTTTGATGTTGCCGGTGGCAGAATCAAAATCATAGGCATAAATCGCCCGCGCCGGGGAGTCGGTAAAGTACATGGTTTTATCATCGGGACTCCAGCCCAGGCCGTTGGATACGCCAATGCCCGTTTCCATTTTATGAACCGAACCGTCGGGGTCAAGACGATAGAGGCTATTGGTAAACCCTTCGCTCATGGTCCCCGCCCAAAAGCGGCCCTGCCGGTCAACCGCGCCGTCGTTAAAACGAGCCTGGGGCCGGTCCGCTTCGGGGTCGGTTATAAATTCCAGGACTTGTTTGTTAAAATCCCAAAGGGCAAAACCGTCCCGGGTGGCCATAACCAGCCCCCCGGCGGCGCGAAAAGCCAAAACACCAATAGGCAAGCCTACCGCAATCACTTCGTGCCGGCCGGTCGCCGGAATCAGGCGATGAAAGTTGTGCCTGGGAATGTCAACCCAGTAGAGGGCCTGTTCTTCAGGATGCCAGAGCGGGCCTTCGCCCAATTCGTTTCGCACAGCCAAAACGTGTTCTAATTTATTCATCTTTTGACCTGTTTTTCGTTTGCTCGTTCGTCGGTGCGGTCGGTGGCCGGAGGTGGCTCCGGCGCTAGAGCCGAAATTTCGGCGCGGAGGTCGGGCGTCATCTGGATGTCTAAGGACTTGAGCGAACCTTCCAACTGCTCCAGATTCCGCGCCCCAATGATAGGGGCGGTAATCGCCGGATGGCTGCTTACCCAGGCCACGGCCAACGCCGCCGGATCAAAACCATTGCTTTGGGCAAAGTTGGCAAAACGTTCGGCCACTTCATACACCCAATCCTCGCCGTAGCGGAGACTGTACATTTTGTTGTCTATGATCCGGCCAGATTTGGGGCGTTGCGAGACCCCGTACTTGCCGGTCAATAACCCACCACCCAGGGGGCTGTAACTGATGACCCCCAGTTTTTCCGACTCGGCCAGGGGCAAAATTTCCACTTCCGCCTGGCGTTTGACCAGATTATACATCGGCTGGATGCACTCAAAACGCGCCCAACCCTCCCTGGCCGAAATGCCCAGCGCTTTAGCAATTTGCCAGGCTGCAAAATTGCTGACCGCGGGATAGAGAATTTTGCCCTGAGTAACCAGGTCATCCAGGGCGCGCAGGGTTTCTTCCAGCGGTGTATGGGGGTCAAACCGATGGATAAAGTAAAGGTCAAGCCGGTCGGTTTGCAGCCGTTTCAGGCTGCCTTCAATCATGGCCATAATATGGCGGCGGGAGGCGCCCTGATCATTGGGGCCGCTACCCATAGCAAAACGGAACTTGCTGGTGATGACCAGTTCATGGCGGGAATCTTTTATGAGCTGCCCCAAAATTTCCTCGGAGCGCCCGCTCTGATAAACGTTGGCGCAATCAAAAAAATTAATGCCCATTTCGCGACAGCGATGAAACATGGCCGCCGCCGTCTCTTCGTTGGCGTCGCCGCCAAAAGACATGGCGCCAAAACACAACTGTGAAACTTGCACGCCGGTGTTGCCCAAAAATTTGTATTCCATTGTTGCTCCTTTGTTAGTGTTGAGTTTTTGCCGGGCGGGGTTTGCCAAAAGATCGGGGGATGATTTTGCCTGTTTATTTTAACATTCAATCTGTCTATTGACCAGGGACAAAGCGCCTTTTAAGGGGGGACATTTGTCCTTTTTCTTTGGCGTTGTCTAAAAACAACTCCCCGGCTTTGTTTATGAGGATGCCATTGTAACACATCCTGATTGACAGGTACAATCATTCATATTATATTGCCTGGGGTGGAGACGGGATGACGATCCCTATCGCCAAATACTCCGAACCTACGCAGCAAAGGTAAAAAAAATGAGCCAATCTCTTCGCACGGCCCTGGTTGGGTGTGGCAAAGTGGGCCATACCCACGCCCAGGCCCTGAAAGCCTTACCCCAATCTAAATTTGTGGCGGTGTGCAGCCGCAGCCGGGAGAAAGTGGACCATTTTGCCCGCCAGTATGAAGTATCAGGTTTTACCGACTATGCCCAAATGTTAACTGAAGCCAAAGTGCAGCTGGTGGCCATCTGTACGCCGCACCCGGTTCACGCCGAGCAGATTGTTGAGGCGGCCCGGCATGGCGTTCATGCTCTGGTGGAAAAACCGCTCGCCTCGGATTTAAACGATTGCGACCGGGCGATTGCGGCCTGCCGGCGGGCGGGGGTCAAATTGGGCGTTATTAGCCAGCGTCGTTTTTATCCGCCGGTGGTTCGGCTGCGGCAGGCTATTGCCACAGGCAAAATTGGCCGGCCGGTGCTGGCCAGCCTGACCGTGTTGGGCTGGCGCGATGCGGCTTACTATCAAGCAGACCCCTGGCGGGGCAAATGGGATACTGAAGGCGGCGGAGTGCTGGTCAATCAAACCCCGCACCAGTTGGACCTGTTCCAATGGCTGCTGGGGCCAATTGACGAACTTTTTGGTTATTGGGATAACTTGAATCATCCTTACGTTGAGGTCGAAGATACCGCCGTGGCCGTGGCGCGTTTTAAAAGCGGGACGTTGGGCCAGATAATGGTCAGCAACTCTCAGAAACCGGGACTTTACGGCAAAATCCATATTCATGGTTCAAACGGCGCTTCGGTGGGGGTGCAAACCGAAGGTGGGTCGCCCTTTATTGCCGGAGTGAGCACGGCCGTTGAGCCGCCTATCAACGACATCTGGACGGTGCCGGGGGAGGAACACCTTTTGTCACGCTGGCAGGAGGAAGATCGCCAAACTGCGGCTGAAATTGAGGTGATGACCCATTACCATCATGTTCAGATTGAAGATTTTTTGGGCGCCATTTTAAAAGACCGGGAGCCGGCGGTGAACGGCGAGGAAGGACGCAAGGTGGTAGAGATGTTCACGGCCATATACCGGGCGCAGCGAGACGGCCGCCCGATTAAATTCCCTCTGGCCCAGGAAACGGGCCGGGACGATCATGATGGTCGTTTGGCGTACATTACCCTCAGCAGGAGGAATGCATGAAGGCATTAATGTTGACCGAATACAATCATTTTGAGTACACCGATGTGCCCGAGCCTGAGCTTGGCCCCGCTGAGGTGTTGGTGCAAGTGAAGGCATGCGGCATTTGCGGCAGCGACATTCACGGGATGGACGGCAGTTCGGGCCGGAGAATTCCGCCGCTGATCATGGGGCACGAAGCCGCCGGAGTCGTTGCCCGGGTGGGCCATCGTGTTTCTGGGTGGCAGGTGGGCAACCGGGTGACGTTTGATTCCACCATTTATTGCGGCGCGTGTTATTTTTGCCGGCGGGGACAGATCAATTTGTGCGATCACCGTCGCGTTTTGGGCGTGTCGTGCGATGAGTACCGCCAGCATGGGGCTATGGCGGAATACGTGGCTGTGCCCCAACGGATTTTGTATCGTCTGCCGGATGAGGTTTCCTTTGCGCACGGGGCTATGGTTGAGCCGGTATCAATTGCGGTGCATGCGGTTTCGCGGGTGCCGGTAAGCCTGGACGATACGGCGGTGGTGGTTGGCGCGGGAATGATTGGCCTGCTGGTTATTCAGGTTTTGAAAATTGCCGGGTGTGGGCGGGTGATTGCCGTGGATTTGGACATCCACCGGTTACAACTGGCCCGTCAATTGGGCGCGGACGAGGCGCTGCGGCCGGACCGGGACGACGTGATTGGCGAAGTACGCCGGCTCACCGGAGGACTGGGGGCGGACCTGGCTTTTGAAGTGGTGGGGCTTGCCTCAACGGTCAAGCTGGCTGTGCAATCCTTAAAAAAGGGAGGGGTATTGGCCCTGGTGGGCAATCTTTTGCCCCAGGTGGAGTTACCGCTACAGACCGTGGTCACGCGCCAGTTGACCCTGGTGGGCTCGGCCGCCTCGTGCGGCCAATACCCGGCCTGCTTGAACATGATGGGCCGGGGTAGCCTTAACCTGAACGCGATTATCAGCGCGGTAGCGCCGTTGCGGGAAGGCGCGGCCTGGTTTGAGCGGCTTTATCGGCGAGAGGAAAACTTGCTCAAGGTAATTTTGGAGCCAGGTTAAAACTGCGGTGGGCAAGCATTTTTGTCCAGCAGAAATATTCTTGAGACTCAGTAGATCCAAATTTGGGCTGGTAGGCCGCATTTCAGTGCGTTTTTTTAGGCATTAAAATGCCCACTCTAAACAACGTTTTGGATCCACTAAGACTGCCGAAGTCTGAAGCCGTGATTTCCTAACAGGAGGCCTAAATTGCCAGTCCGGCTGGCGCGCTTTGGTATTTGGTTGCCGCCTGGGGGAAATTGATGATCAATTCTTCAGGTTGGGGAATATCGGAAAGATAAGCATCTAGCTCCAGTTCATAGCCAAGCCCCAGACCACTGAACTGGCCCACAGATTTACCCCTGATGCCAATCACGGGCAGGTTGGGATATTTACGCCGCACAGCGGGTAAGATCAGGCGCAGGTAACTATCCAGGCCTTCCAGGTCTATCAATAGAAAATCCCATAATTGTTGGGACGAATAAAGTCCATGGATGAGTTTGTCGCTGGTTTCAACCTGCATCCCGGCCTCAATGAGGGGCCGGGCCATTTGTTGCTCGTTGCGTTCGTTACTGCTGCAAATCAGAATATTGAGTGTTTCCATTTGTTCTCTCTTCCTCCTGACGGCCAAATAATAAGAGTGTGTTTCAAACCAGTTGAAGGAGTGCAGAATTCATTCTGCCTCTGCCAAAAAGCGAAATAAATTCCGCACTCCAGGGGTAGTCTCAATTCAAATGAAACACACCCAAATAATAACGCCCTGGGGTCACATCTTAACATTTAAATGAAAAAATGTAAAAAATGTTAAGATGAAATGATTTAGTCCAGGGGGCAAAGAGGTTGGCGTTTGCAGAAGTTTGCCGAAGATATTGTTAAGCATTACAGCCAAGTTTTAGTATAGCTCTAAACAGGGAGGGTGTGAAGCGTAGAATGTTCGGATTATGACATAGAATAAACCCGGTAGAAAATACGGGGAGACAAAAGCACTACCTCCGTAGTTTTTACGGAGGTGGCGAAGAAGCGCTTGATTATGGTTTCGTCAGGCGTGCCGGAAAAAGGCTTCACCATTCCTGCAAAATGATAAAACACCTAAAAATGGCTCAAAAATGCCTTTGATGATACGTAAAAAAGGAAGGGATTAATCACCCGGTTAGTAAAGGGCAAAATAATAGAATAGCTTGATGTATTCATTGCTGAACATTATCAAGCCCCGTTCTTTCTGCCACCAGTTGGTCTGGTCAAATTTCCAGTGGGGGGCAGCCGAGATGGTCAGGATGGCGTCTGAACCGGCCAACTCTCGGCCGGAGATCCACCTGGTTCGCCGGGTGTGGAAGGCGCTGGTTACCAGGACAATGCGCTTGAGATGGTGTTCTTTAACATATTGGTCAAGCATCATTGCTTCGTCGCGGGTGCTGGTAACGCCGCCGAGGGGTTGGAGCACGGTAATATTTTCGCCCGGCACGCCCAACTCTCGCATAACCCCAACCGCAACTTCGGTTTCATCAGGATAGAGGCCAATTTCAACTGCCGGCGAGTCTTCCGCCTGGGCAATGACAATTTGGGGGGCCAATCCTTGCTTAAACAGTTTAGCCGCGTGAAAAGGGCGCGTTTCAACCTCGCCGTTGAAGACAAAAATAAGATCGGCCGGTTGCAGGGGGTCATCCACAATCAGCAGGCTGGCCAGGCCAATGAGAATTTGTAGCCGGAAAATGTAGGCGAGCAGTCCCACCAGAACCAGGCTCAGAGCCGTCAGTAATAGAGTTTTGAGCCAGCGTAACCTACTATTTTGGGCCTGATTACGGGACAGGAGTGACCTCTAGATTTTCGACGATGTTAGAAAATACGTTGCCCACAGCCGGCCCAAGCAACATCAGAACGGCGATGATCACGCAGGCGGCCAGAATACAGATTACAATGAGGGCGATCAAAACCCACACTCCAATACCAACGGCTTTACCGGCCCCACCGGATGTACTTTCTTGATTTGCTGAAGATAGATCTTGCGACATGATTCCCTCCTGAATTTGGATAATAGTTCACTGACGCGGACATAAAACAGGAGCATTATACAGCAATCGGCCAAATTTGTCTTGTTTGGCCGGGCAATTTGTCTCATGGTTTGTTTCAGCGCAATTGGCCCCGCCGCTATTCTACGGCACAAGTACTGGTGGCGGTTTACAAAAAAGACCGGGCAGTCTGCCTGGTCTTTTGGGGTTAGGGTCAAGCCGGTGCGGCGGCCGGCGATTTTG
The sequence above is a segment of the Anaerolineae bacterium genome. Coding sequences within it:
- the topA gene encoding type I DNA topoisomerase, with protein sequence MSQKLLVVESAKKARTIKGMLGSGFIVKATSGHILEMPGDDMHVNLKDFTPTLRLIKGKGKKIEELKQAAAEAEVVYLATDMDREGEAIAQHVASRLGRAGAGKVQRITFTAITQADLQAALAAPRQIDRRLVEAQVARRVTDRLVGYMVSPVLWQGLAGMKRLSAGRVQSPALWLVVERERAIRAFTPEEWWSVEAELSKTADPNHQKFWAILFRIKGKKPELKTQAEAQQVLADLKGATWRVQQVKKGMYTRRPYPPFTTDSLQQAASSQLGFNPRFTMKLAQELYEGVKLGEGKAVGLITYIRTDSVAIAPEAQETARAVVTKFWGEVYLPPSPPVYQTRDKTAQEAHEAIRPVDSWRTPKSVEPYLTPPQHQLYRLIWRRFIASQMKPALYDTVTVDIETLLENSPTVYLFRARGRTLRFAGFLKVYGVDVDAEEARQARKPGEQSSPGEGIENEKMPELVKGDPLTLHQLMPKQHFTQPPHRYTEAQLIGELKKLGLGRPSTYATIVETLKERRYVGVEQKRLYPTPLGFQVCELLEKHVEMVVDVAFTARMEENLDRIARGEVGRLAVMQEFYGPFKAVVDQAMRAAAAERQPVTRSGTTPKTRKAAAKGAKKSLPKSEKEGQPCPQCGQGTLVVKSGKFGPFLGCSRYAAGGCQYTENIPGRRGRKGQ
- a CDS encoding helix-turn-helix transcriptional regulator; translation: MSKKRREWKNSFWEAWHAHHGSESPSPREMARAWREHLHEFLGQPPEHHWFFGGRRFKGGPWGPQGFNPMVGMFLSKGGGLLPLLVLHLLSQQPRYGNEIMNEIEIRTEGRWSANPGAIYPLLDMLEQQGLIEGEWEDATKRTRRFYQLTGTGQTELTRLKEVMRPKLEEVIIVLGRLLADLYKENHLKSS
- a CDS encoding aldo/keto reductase produces the protein MRYRQFGRLGWRVSALGFGAMRLPTKGEDKTNIDEPETTRMLHYAIDHGVNYVDTAYPYHGGQSEWVVGRALQGGYRNKVKLATKLPTWLTNESGDFDKFLNEQLQKLQTDHIDFYLLHALGAERWRKLAKLNVLEWAEKAIADGRIGYLGFSFHDDYPAFQEIVDAYDKWTFAQIQYNYMDIENQAGTKGLKYAAEKGLAVVIMEPLLGGRLVEPPAAIQQIWDTAAKKRASADWALQWLWNQPEVSVVLSGMSTMKQVEENVASAEQSGIDLLTAEGSLELFDQVRIKYQEFSPIPCTHCEYCLPCPNGVAIPRNFEIYNDGIMYDKLDWARGAYTWIPEAERASVCIQCLECEQLCPQNIPISDWLAHIDQVLGEGKAIEDAPRP
- the mtaB gene encoding tRNA (N(6)-L-threonylcarbamoyladenosine(37)-C(2))-methylthiotransferase MtaB, which produces MRIRLESIGCRLNISEIEEMARRFSSAGHRLVGPGEIADLYVFNSCTVTHSAARKSRQIIRQMRRANPAAKVVVTGCYAQLSPAQVQSLGVDLVVGNSQKDDLPDLLVEAGFLADADPLPAVDASPISLTSTEHTRAFVKVQDGCDNRCAFCIVTVARGAARSRPVAGVIAEIKRLTEAGYREAVLSGVHLGSYGHDWGEQRGLYQLVQAVLAETDLPRLRLSSLEPWDLTEEFFELWQNKRLLPHLHLPLQSGCNATLRRMARRVTQAKFVGLVQAARAAIPDLSVTTDIIVGFPGETEAEFNESLAFVRQLAPAKLHIFRYSRREGTAAARMKGQVPAPVAQERSQRMHALNATLERAFRQKFIGRTMPVLWESSEVFGFGLQWSGLTNNYARVVAHTRPQVDLRNRVIETDLVGLAPAALIGKLPPLPQVGSAAG
- a CDS encoding corrinoid protein, whose protein sequence is MSLETIYEAVLNGDAKTAGADTKAALEDNVPAADILRQACIPAMTEVGRLFEQGEKFVPEMLISARAMQAAMAILKPHLVDAGVETLGKVVIGTVAGDLHDIGKNLVSMMLEGAGFEIVDLGTDVSPDKFVEAVQENNPDIIGMSALLTTTMTAIGATIQALTEAGMRDKVKILVGGAPITQEFADKVGADGFAPDAGSAARVAKAVVGAA